Within Primulina tabacum isolate GXHZ01 chromosome 5, ASM2559414v2, whole genome shotgun sequence, the genomic segment GACACATAACTCCTATGAAATATTTTTAGGCATTGAAGTCGTTAAGTAATTATGTGGGCGGATTTCTTTATTccagaacttgaaaaattgaaGTTGGAGTATGCTTAAATGCTATGATAATTAGCCCACGTAtttctttttatatattaattcaaaCTGAAAATGAATAATGTGTATCTACTTACTCAGGGTAGGGGTGGACAACGATCGGTTTGGTACGGTTTCACTCTACAACGgttcggttttcggttttgaGTTTTGAATATCTCTAGTCCAAAACCAAACCATTTTATTACGGTTCGGTTTTTTTTGTAATACGGTTCGATTTATAGAGCCGGTTATATACGGTTATGTTACTTCAACATTTCACAAGAGATCTGGATGCACTTTACCCCCAAATTATGTATTAATGAACACTTGCAGTAATTTGGAGGACAAAAGGAGTCGCTAAGGTCACAAAACACGGCTGGTGGCGTTAGAGAAAATCAAAGGTAAAATCTTCTCCCTGCCCTGAACCTCATTGATTTATTGTACCTTCTGTCATGTCTCTCCCCTCTtttcataaatttaatttaacgCCACCAAATTCATCCTCCTAAAtactttcaaaaaatattttaaaagatgcatctttctttaaaaaaaaaaaaagattcatacCATAAATAAAATCCACAATACATTTGATTTATTGCATTACTTATGTAATCTTTATGCATGACGGATTCTACTTTCTTTTAACATAGTGTGTATGGCTTGATTATTTGAGAGTTGTCAAAAGGACCAATGGGAAGGGTGAGCCTCGCATACCACCATTTGGTGGGGTGAGGTGGAATATTGACAACCAAACTCGTTGATTTGGCGGGCTGAACTGGTCAACCAACCAATTTTTAGTTATATTTGACGAGATAAATGTCATTCGAGTGACTTAAGAAATTGCCAATCCAATCCATTTGTTTAGCCGAAAGTGACGAGACAGGTCAACCTGACGTACCTGGCCAGTTTTGACAAATataattgcatttaaattttaaagataacaatacaatattaagtatttaaattaacTATCCAGCCAAATTTGTATAACACttcaataaaattattcatATGTCGGTGATCATTTTCACGAGCTACGTGTTTAtatagttaaaatatttatctaaatttaatatatatatatatataatctaaaAGTTGATTAcgtgaaaattttcaaataaataaatagatataCACTTTTATTATTAAGTACGGGgtgttatatatattatatatatagaaaagtGCGAGTATTAATTCCAGTCTTTTCTTCTACGTTGCAATGATGTATTCATATAAATTCTTGTGAGATAGATATCCAATCTAACTTatctcataaaaaatattatttttatgtgaaaaatattattttttatagtaGATATGAGTCGTGTCGACGGATCACATGAATATAAATTCATGAGACAGACTCACAAAAAATCTACTCgtaattattaaatttgatttatttaaagttaattaaaTTTGAAGCCATGgtgagtttttttaaaatatcaacaatatacttttaattataaaaaatactctatttttatttaataaaacatattataaaactttattttagtaaatttttatatttcttcgtaactttcatgttcatttttcagaaaaatcaaaactactaacatattttatttaaatctttatcaacttttgaatttttaaataattatatcatttttaatataaaaattattataaaaaatattaaattaaatttaacaaaaaaaactATCTTATTTATATGTACACATAATGCTCGTAAAAGatcattaatattatattatatttatgagcTTTTAGACGAATGCTAATAATTTAAGCTCGAGTCAAAGTACTTAATAACTCATTAACTCTGACCCCAGGCATAGTATTAATGAAGTAAAATATATTGATGGAccattaattttcattttccaaTATTATATTGTTTATTATACATATATttatgaattattattattattgttattttatcATTATGGATTCATGACTCGATAAATAGGTCTTGGTGTCTTCATGCCCAGTGGTGAAGCCAAGAATCCGATTCTACCCGGGctataattttaaactctaaaatcctttaatattttaaattgatctatccgggctaatatcaaatttatccaaaattcacatataaattttttaaaaatttgttggaCCCGCCCGGGTGAAAAATGTAGTGGCTCTGCCCCTCATTAAATGTAGTGTAAAGATAGATACAAAATTGATGAGTAccatatcaaaactatatttTAGATATTTAACTTCAAAATGTAATATTATTTCTCGATTACTTCGAGTTTGGTGAGCGTTCTCTTTAAGAGTTGGTCTGATGACTACAACAGATCACATCATTTTTTACATCTCATGCAATGCATTTCTCATCGTCAAAAACTATTTTTGGATATCATTAAATACTTGCAATGCATTTGTCAACGTGAAAAATTATATTGGGATAGCATTAAATACTTTAGGTAATATCCTAAAATAAGTtggaataaatattttttttacaaaatatattCGGATAGCTTAAAGGAGAAGTTGAGAAGAAATTGTAGGCTAAGAAAAGGGTATATGATTTGTGGGACTTGTGTGGGAGAAGACTTCCAAGTCAAGTCCCTCGGAGACTCTTGACTCTGCTGTTTTCCTTCCAATGCCAGACACAATTATGCGCAAAATACGCGGTTTTTAGCagaaatattaaaagatttttttatcttttatatttgaaaaataagataaaataatatcattttatatatatgattattttttcacgaaaagtattttctttttttttcccacgattatatatatatatataaatattagtatttttaattgtgaatatcggtagggttgacccgtctcacagataaaaatttgtaagaccgtctcacaagaccGACAAAATGTAAAGTTCAATTTCCATTATTAGGATTTTATCGCATGATCGATTCCAAGATTGACGAAATTCCAAAAGGTTGATTGGGTTATCTAATTTATAATTCACTCGTGGTCTAGACATAAAACAATTTTCTacatataatatttttgatcaaattaagttttttttaattaaaatatgtagagattatattaatattaagaATTTAAAAGATCATTTTCATAAGATTTTTTAGTAAATAAATAGAAATAATTATCCAAGTAGGATTTGTTCATCtttgaaatttataatattttataacaaAACGATTTTAATATGAGATAATACATGGTCACTTTGTCTTCATCGCACTGATGCGGCCCACCAAAAAGAACCCACATGAATTGAGTGACATTTTACACTCACGTGAGACGTCACTTCTCCtcgaaaaaataatatttttcacattaaaaatattattaattatattataaaaaaattttaaataatacatgTTGATGTTGATTTGAATgaaacatatttattttatcttaaaATTATAATGTGTAATGTGTTCATACATGAGTGAAATAATATTagtttttttatgtcaaaagtattatGGATTGAAACGATTCGTCTCACGTGTAGAGATCCATGAAATCGTTACACCTGAGACTTACTCTTATTGTTtcaaaataaagtttataattttGAGTGGAATTATAATAATTCCAAAACGATACTCCATCGGTCTTAAaataaaggcaaaaacttgtgttagacagtctcacgagtcgtattttgtgagacggatctcttatttgggtcatccatgaaagagtatttttttttatgctaagagtattactttttattgtgaatatcgatagaattgatccgtctcacagataaaaattcgtgagaccgtctcacaagagacctactctaaaatAAAGCGTTTGCATTTTTTTCGCTTTtcccaaatatataatttattttctgcATTCTACTCTTGTTTGTAGAATTTGTAATTTCAGATACAAGGGGGTCAACAAGGAAGAATAGTAGTCCAGAAACCGCGTGAATCAGTCTTGAGATGAGTCTCTTTCACAGCACTCATCAGTATAGATATCCGAGGAAGAAGCCTCACTTGACAGAAACACAAGGAGTAGTGGTTGTAGCAATAGATTTATGCGtgaaaacatttatttataatcaTGGATGAACCGAGACTGGAGTTGAAGTTGCCGGGTTTCAGGTTTCACCCCACCGAGGAAGAGTTGCTCAACTTTTACCTCAAAACCAGGGTGATTGGCAAGAAACTGCGGGGAGATATCATTGGAGACTTGAACATCTACAATCATCATCCCCGGAAGTTGCCAggttatacatatatataatcaaaCAAGCTGTTTCTTTTAAAGAAGAATAAATCAATTGATTAATGAAATATGGACAGGGCTGGCGAAAATCGGTGAGAGAGAATGGTTCTTCTTCGTGCAGAGGGACAGGAAACACGGGAGTGGAGGCAGGCCTAACAGGACCACCGAGTGTGGCTTCTGGAAGGCAACCGGATCGGACCGCAAAATCCTGAGCATATCCGATCCCAAGAAAATGATGGGCTTCAGGAAAACTCTGGTGTTCTATGAGGGCAGAGCTCCACGAGGAAGAAAGACTGATTGGATCATGAATGAATATCGTTTACCGGATACATTCTCTCATCAGTCCCCACTTCCACACAAGGTAATCAAATATATCTCTCTACTTACACGAAACAATCTTGCATCATGTGACGTTTGACCATAGTTTTACGATAATTCGTCACATCCTTCCGTCATCAAGTCCTACGAGCCAAGAGGTGCCTAAATACTATACGTTATGAATTTGGTTAATATTCTGAGTTGGTTTTCTTGTTTGATGCTTTAGGACATAGTATTGTGTAAAGTATACAGAAAGGCGACCTCCATGAAGGCGCTGGAGCTGATGGCTGCAATGGAAGAACCAGCCATGGACTCCATCTCATCCTGCGATCCAATCGATGAGCAGGTTAAGAGCCAAAGTAGTGACATGGGATTCAAAAAAGAATATGAACAAGACACAACATTTCTAGTAGGGGAGGCAGCAGCAGGATCAGGGAGAGCTTGTAGCAAGTTGAATTTACCTAATGGGCATGAGAATTTGGCAGATCTGCTGCTGCCTAAACTGGACATGGACTGGACTCAAGACTCTTTCTGGGCACAATTTAGAAGTCCTTGGCTTGATAACTGCGCCAATTTCTTGCCACTCTGCTAAACTACCTTAGTCTATATTATATCAATATATGTACACTATTATGCATGTGCATGAATATCTCAGGCTTGGGTCTGGACAGTAGGGACTTGAGTTCGGACGCCGACACGATTTTGTGTTTAATGATCAGGGAAGAAGGATCATTATGTAAAGAACAACATGGCTGATAACATGCTTAATAATAGTGGAGTATTTTGTAATAAAACCACTGGTAATTTTCATTTATGTGCAACTTAGTTGATGATTTATCTCAAAATGGTTGTTTACATTGTATAAGATTTAATCAAAAAATTTGAACGTCTCCAACCTTCTCTGGACACTGCCAGGATGGAGTCTGGAATAGTATCGCGTCTCGTAACACCAGAATGTGGCATAATGCCACCAGTCTCTTGGTACAGTGACATTAACATCTTCCATCGAAAGATGTATGTTTTAATTCACATTAAaactaatatttataaaaattcattttattttttattacagAGTATAAAAAGTGACACTAATTTCAAGTTTAAAAACTAagttaaaatcatgaatcacAGAGGCTGCAGGCAGGATACCCAGATTTTCAATCACTTGAATTTTACGAAAATTTTGTGGCAAAAGGAACATGACGTAGATATAATTTTCCATCAAACTTATGTTTAGTAACATTCTAAAGTCCTCTCTATATGCAGAGttcatttatatataaaataaattatccaTTCGTAaacaaaaacataaattatCACAAGATATAAAACTAATTCCTAGCATTTGCCAGCATGACCGATTCTAACAATATTTGGGTCTGAGTCTAACTTTTAAAAAGAGACATCTGAATCATAATGtgtgttcatattttttttagtttcataacaatttttcaaattaaatcaatacgtTAAAGAcaataaaaaaactaaataaataaaaatatcaaacatgtccaaaATGATCACTAAAAAACAACTGCCTAACAGTGAGCTAAAAATACTAATCAAGTCTGTATAATCAAGTTGTTCAGTAATTTCTTTCTCAATCGATAACATAGCCAAtccattcaatctttcttgtgacATGGTTGATCGGAGAAAAATTTTGATGAGCTTTAACTTTGAAAAACTTATAAAAGTTAACAAGATTTTATAAGCAATATGAGCATTTGGCAAATACTCATCCATTTTCTTCAAGTAATTCACTACATCAATGGAAGATTTTACTTCTATTGGTAACGAGCACCTCAAGAATGTCAACTTCGAAAATAGATCATCCCCATTAATATCAGAACAACCCTTATGAGTCAAAGAATTTTCAAGATTCTTGCACGTCCTCAACAAGGTTTCATCGTCTGCACATTGTAACCTCTCTAGATTGAACAAAAAACCAAATGtttcttcatatttttgaaactgTCCAAATCGAGCTTTCATAGAAGAACGAGCTTGATCGATTATAAAGAGAAAGTAGTTAATTCGAAAAGATTCTGCAGTTGACTGTTTCACTTCTTCATTGTTACTTTCACCAAATTGTTTCTTTCTTCGAATAACACGTTTCTCTCGAAATACAGCTTCAATACCCATCTCACATGCCATTTCTTTAGCTTTAACCATGTCCTTATCGTAACCATCTTCTCTAAATTCTTCAAGAAATAAAACAATTCCTTGTAAAAGTTTGATAGCAACATCAATATCCATATTTTCAGATTGAAGAAATTTGCTCACAGTGTTGATAGCATGCAACAACTTGTACCAAATTACCACACCAAGCAAGAATTCAAAATTCTCAAGTTCATATAACGCTAAGGACTCAGCTTCACTCTTCGTTTTGGGATCTTCACTATCATTTGCCATGTCATACAAAGCATCTCTTATTTGTGCAATTTGCTCATTTATAGCTttaacactctcaacatgactTTCCCATCGTGTTTGTGACAATGACTTAACTGTCAAACCCTTCACGTGATCTTTGAAAATCTTTCACCGCTTGGTAGAAGAGGAGAACAATGTATAAATTTGTTGTATTACTCCAAAAAATGACATAGTCTTACAACaacaaatatcatttttaatatTCCCCCAGTTCTAAACAAATCACATATTTGATAGGAAAAATGAAGTTATTACGTGATATAAGCTATAATATTAAATGGTCAATTGAACTATGGGCTATACTATTAAATTTCATGGCATCAAACATGATTAGATCTAATTGAAGCTAGGTCAAAGGTTGTTTTGTGGTTTTctgtttttatattatatttagttTGTCGTTTTGGTTATTCTTTTCAATAATTATAGTATAAAACGACTgttttaaattcatttaataaatatcaaaaatttctcAAGGATGAAGTGTATtagtttttaacaaaataaatagttgataataaatattgttttttcttgtgaaattaaaatgaattatgtttttttaattgtttatgtgtAGTATGAAACTCAAAATCGGATTCAAACCAGtaaatttttcaatttttttataattttaaatttgtgtCATTCGAATCTTTTTGAAAATAACaggaaaatttatattttgagcTTCTTCAACATTCTGCGTACACCTTATTGCTTGGATCCATCTCAGAAGTGCGGCCTAGGCAAATTTGAGGCTACTAAATTTTGGACATTTTGTCTACACCTTATTGCTTGATccattaatatcatttttaataCTCCAAAAAATGACATAGCCTTAGGACAACAAAGATGGTGTTGGGCTATCTAGTATTAcatatgataaatttttttaaaaatttttgggCCCCAAAAAAAGATGGGCCTGAGTCATTTGATTCATTTGACTCTGAATAAGCACGGCCCTGTTTGTCAGTGCTCTGCAGTTCAAATATGCAGAGAATATGTTATGATCGGAAATAAATTTAGAGGAGATGAATAAATTTATCTaaacaaattattttgattGGATTAGCAACACTGAATTTTTATTCTTGTGGGTTCTCAGTAAGTCACTCTCTATGAACTGTGCAGAAATAGACAGACTGAGACTGTTCGAACAAATGATTTATCAAAAAAATCAGTTGGGTTCTACTGAATAGTATTTAAGATAGATAAACTGAGAAATAATAGGCACAaaattgtttatggaagttcgaaaaCTTCAAAACTCCTACATCACCCATTTTTCACGGAAGaattgcactaaaagactttagtAATTACAAACAATTTAAAATCACCCACTTTAGTAGGACTTAACATTAtctaactgaaactcttagtaaacTCCAATCTAAAATTATTTGAGTGGTAAGATTCTCTCACAATTACACAAATTTCACAAGGAAATTATAAGCACAAATTTGATCCTCACAATgatcatttaataaattatcAACATGTGCTGGCTTTTCAGTTTGGCTCGCAGAAAACTTTTTCAAAGATCAGTTGGCTTTCAAAAGTTCAGAGATAGATTATGTAACTATGTAAGTTTCAGAGCTTGTTCAACTGATCTAATTATAGTTTAATCTACAACGGtaatcttttcaaaataatatatatgtttCCAAATATATATGTCGATGTCGTCACCTCATCATTATTTCTGACATGTCCTGGTAGTGCGCAGAAACCTACATTCTGTTAAAATTTAGTAACTTTTGGTGCGAAAAACTTTATCCGTTATTTCACCTGAGCTACGATGTTTTATCATTGATTATACTGATTCTTAGGAAAATGTTTGAATTTGGACTTACTGATCGACTTAGATAGACTGTTAGTTGAACTTCATCATTTAACCTTGAATCAGTTTGACTATCAATATCCTTCTTATGCTTTATCAGTTTGGCTCTGAAACTAGTTAAACTCCTTAGAAAACTTCTTCTAATGAGTATTCAATTTTCCTTCTTGAATTCAGTTAGATCATGCTCTGTAATTATCTGTTAGATCAGTAACCTTGTTAAATCaccaaaaattaaaatgttCCACCGGAATAAATGCAACATATGGGGCCACAAAGTACTTGTACAATTGCTGGAAAAATAAAAGCTACCTTCCAACccccaaaaaatatataaacttgAAAAGCAGAATGATGATCATCCTCTCCCACCAGCTTTTTGCTTCTTTTCTTCGAGTCCAGCAGCCTCCTTTAACATGTCAGCAGCATCCTGGTGCATGTCCAGTTTGGCAAGGGCAACCGACTGCATGTAGAAAGCTGTTGCCCAGTCTGGATGCACAATCTGTGCTTGCATTGCATCTCGAAGGGCCACATCAGCTTGATCAGA encodes:
- the LOC142544189 gene encoding uncharacterized protein LOC142544189 — protein: MANDSEDPKTKSEAESLALYELENFEFLLGVVIWYKLLHAINTVSKFLQSENMDIDVAIKLLQGIVLFLEEFREDGYDKDMVKAKEMACEMGIEAVFREKRVIRRKKQFGESNNEEVKQSTAESFRINYFLFIIDQARSSMKARFGQFQKYEETFGFLFNLERLQCADDETLLRTCKNLENSLTHKGCSDINGDDLFSKLTFLRCSLPIEVKSSIDVVNYLKKMDEYLPNAHIAYKILLTFISFSKLKLIKIFLRSTMSQERLNGLAMLSIEKEITEQLDYTDLISIFSSLLCDS
- the LOC142547110 gene encoding NAC domain-containing protein 6-like — translated: MDEPRLELKLPGFRFHPTEEELLNFYLKTRVIGKKLRGDIIGDLNIYNHHPRKLPGLAKIGEREWFFFVQRDRKHGSGGRPNRTTECGFWKATGSDRKILSISDPKKMMGFRKTLVFYEGRAPRGRKTDWIMNEYRLPDTFSHQSPLPHKDIVLCKVYRKATSMKALELMAAMEEPAMDSISSCDPIDEQVKSQSSDMGFKKEYEQDTTFLVGEAAAGSGRACSKLNLPNGHENLADLLLPKLDMDWTQDSFWAQFRSPWLDNCANFLPLC